The following are encoded in a window of Mycoplasmopsis verecunda genomic DNA:
- a CDS encoding IS30 family transposase, giving the protein MNYTRITFKLRVQIELLLSQNFSVIEISKILKINKSSLYREITNNSDFWGYNAFSAQNKSDIRNEWKNHFKLLNQINQYQEFSSIFVSKYDKKTFGVKPTYTFVKMNYDIKIPSLRTVFNWINSNQWVIKKKERLRMYYKPGGKKLKTVVDTLVGARWVRPFWFQTSRINQRNTFGHWEVDLIVGKSGADNYHLLIFQERLTRYGIITKFQGKNPWKIAEALWNLIKKYQLNVKSVTADNGFEFRTLFYLAYRLKIYVYKANPYASFQKGSIENFNGIVRRFYKKGKNFNLVSDDEIKETQDKINSMPREIFDWMSADELFYNWNYYKEQWTPIPGDEKFFIKTKRQRESNYKKNKFFKNKKY; this is encoded by the coding sequence ATAAATTATACAAGAATCACATTCAAATTACGAGTTCAAATCGAACTATTATTAAGTCAAAATTTCTCAGTTATAGAGATATCTAAAATTCTTAAAATTAATAAAAGTTCATTGTATAGAGAAATTACAAATAACTCTGATTTTTGGGGATATAATGCATTTTCAGCTCAAAATAAATCAGATATTAGAAATGAATGAAAAAATCATTTTAAGCTATTAAATCAAATCAATCAATATCAGGAATTCTCAAGTATTTTTGTTTCTAAATACGATAAGAAAACTTTTGGTGTCAAGCCAACATATACATTTGTGAAAATGAATTATGACATCAAAATTCCATCATTGAGAACTGTATTTAATTGAATAAATTCTAATCAATGAGTTATTAAGAAAAAAGAAAGATTAAGAATGTATTATAAACCAGGTGGCAAAAAATTAAAAACTGTTGTTGATACACTAGTTGGTGCTAGATGAGTAAGACCGTTTTGATTCCAGACCAGCAGAATTAATCAAAGAAATACATTTGGACATTGAGAAGTAGATTTAATAGTTGGTAAATCTGGTGCTGATAATTATCACTTATTAATATTTCAAGAGAGATTAACAAGATATGGAATAATAACAAAATTCCAAGGTAAAAATCCATGAAAAATAGCAGAAGCTTTATGAAACTTGATAAAGAAATATCAATTAAATGTTAAAAGTGTAACAGCTGATAATGGATTTGAATTTAGAACTCTTTTTTATCTTGCATATAGACTTAAAATTTATGTCTACAAAGCTAATCCTTATGCTTCATTTCAAAAAGGAAGTATAGAAAACTTTAATGGTATTGTTAGAAGATTTTATAAGAAAGGTAAAAATTTTAATTTAGTATCTGACGATGAAATTAAAGAAACTCAAGACAAAATTAATTCTATGCCAAGAGAAATATTTGATTGAATGAGCGCAGATGAATTATTCTATAATTGAAATTATTATAAAGAACAATGAACACCAATACCAGGTGATGAAAAATTCTTCATAAAAACTAAAAGACAACGTGAATCAAATTACAAGAAAAACAAGTTCTTTAAGAACAAGAAATATTAG
- a CDS encoding signal peptidase II, which translates to MNKAQTSWERYKSQSVNNWNNYKIYFKTKWKRILAAYIIMLIAFTIIYTIDQVTKTLLFYHVDVNAMEAAGNSTWYIGNHTGIDPEKIYPSSNEWLKYGIIGIRSIWHKGVTFMSTNNIVFIQVLSFIIAIGILLVPLYPSKYIYWYAVFYGILLAGDLGNATDRIAFSGYVKDWFYFPWYDRGTMNFADVSVIFSVIAIVITVLTTTIIDWNKERKNNKQDIES; encoded by the coding sequence ATGAACAAAGCACAAACAAGTTGAGAAAGATATAAAAGTCAATCAGTTAATAATTGAAATAATTACAAAATTTATTTCAAAACAAAATGAAAACGAATTTTAGCAGCTTATATTATTATGCTGATAGCATTTACAATTATTTATACAATTGATCAAGTAACTAAAACATTACTTTTTTACCATGTAGATGTAAATGCAATGGAAGCAGCTGGCAACAGTACTTGATATATAGGTAATCATACAGGGATTGACCCTGAAAAAATATACCCTTCATCTAATGAATGATTAAAATATGGAATAATTGGTATTAGAAGTATATGACATAAAGGGGTAACTTTTATGTCAACTAATAATATTGTCTTTATACAAGTTTTAAGTTTTATAATTGCAATTGGAATTTTATTAGTTCCACTTTATCCATCAAAATATATTTATTGATATGCTGTATTTTACGGAATATTATTAGCTGGGGATTTGGGTAATGCAACTGACAGAATTGCTTTTAGCGGATATGTTAAAGATTGATTCTATTTCCCTTGATATGATAGAGGAACAATGAATTTTGCTGATGTTTCTGTAATTTTTAGTGTTATAGCTATTGTGATTACAGTACTTACAACAACAATTATTGACTGAAATAAAGAAAGAAAAAATAATAAACAAGACATTGAATCATAG
- the ileS gene encoding isoleucine--tRNA ligase, which produces MDYKKTLNMPNTSFEMRANLTSKEPIYRENLLKNQVYKRVLELHKNDPKFILHDGPPYANGDIHVGHAMNKILKDFIVRYKTLSGFYSPYVPGWDTHGLPIEHKMLQEMNVSKEDLDPVTLRKKAHTYALSQVERQKSQFMQLQIFADFEKIYITLAPEYEAKQLEVFAKMMLDGLVYKGLKPIYWSPSSQSALAEAEVEYQDVKSPSIYVKMHVEKSNYDLIQPGDCFLVWTTTPWTLIANAAVALGNDIEYLVFNHDGTRYIMASDLYNDFIAKLNWESEVISTFKGSEINGKEIFYYTPILHQLAPAVIGHHVTNESGTGIVHIAPMFGEDDFLIGQKNNLEKIMHISDKGYIENTNTQFDGKFYMDANKDISIFLGDDVVHFQWVKHSYPHDWRTHQPIIFRGTPQWFVSIDKIRQQILDQIDSAVNTYPEWAKNRLFQMIENRHDWTISRQRTWGLPLIIFYDQDGEAIIDQEQFDHIINLVRQHGSDIWWEWDTEQLLLPKYQNKNFTREMDIMDVWFDSGVSSIAVDIDGNVQSPYDLYLEGIDQYRGWFNSSIITSVAYKGISPYKNLISHGFALDGKGEKMSKSKGNVIAPIDVITKRGADILRLWVANSEYTNDVSISNEILDQNTEIYRKIRNTIKFILGNLDQYNYDANTTRTGIHLFIKEQLNYIKSEVFKAYDEYKFINVIKLINNYLVELSSFYLSVTKDILYIRERNDAERLMVLANLYEILDFLLLALAPILPTTIEEAYSHFNKINKYDSIMFESYNKNDTYSQAVLEQFKEFFDLRDKVNVLIDEATKNGIIKRSNEVQLILPKQSDFINCLDLKTLLMVGNIVQGDEIKVEKFKSVKCNRCWNHFEENVMQGDLCPLCFSIISKME; this is translated from the coding sequence ATGGATTATAAAAAAACATTAAATATGCCTAATACATCTTTTGAAATGAGAGCTAATTTAACATCTAAAGAACCTATATATAGAGAAAATTTATTAAAAAATCAAGTGTATAAAAGAGTTTTAGAACTACATAAAAATGATCCTAAATTTATCTTACATGATGGTCCACCATATGCAAATGGAGATATACATGTTGGCCATGCAATGAATAAGATTTTAAAAGATTTCATCGTTAGATATAAAACTTTAAGTGGATTTTATTCACCATATGTACCAGGATGAGATACACACGGCCTGCCAATTGAACATAAAATGTTGCAAGAAATGAATGTTTCGAAAGAAGATTTAGATCCAGTTACATTACGTAAAAAAGCTCACACCTATGCATTAAGCCAAGTAGAACGTCAAAAATCACAATTTATGCAATTACAAATCTTTGCTGATTTTGAAAAAATATATATAACACTAGCTCCAGAATATGAAGCTAAACAATTAGAAGTATTTGCTAAAATGATGTTAGATGGTTTAGTATATAAAGGTTTAAAACCAATCTACTGATCACCTTCATCTCAAAGTGCTTTAGCTGAAGCTGAAGTTGAATATCAAGATGTAAAAAGTCCTTCAATTTATGTTAAAATGCATGTTGAAAAATCAAATTATGATTTAATTCAACCTGGTGATTGTTTCTTAGTGTGAACAACTACCCCTTGAACATTAATAGCTAATGCTGCAGTTGCCTTAGGTAATGATATTGAATATCTTGTATTTAATCATGATGGAACTAGATACATAATGGCTAGCGATTTATATAATGATTTCATAGCTAAATTAAATTGAGAATCTGAAGTAATTTCAACATTTAAAGGTAGTGAAATTAATGGTAAAGAAATTTTCTACTATACACCGATATTACATCAATTAGCACCAGCTGTAATTGGACACCACGTTACAAATGAATCCGGAACAGGAATAGTACATATTGCTCCAATGTTTGGTGAAGATGACTTCTTAATTGGACAAAAGAATAATTTAGAAAAAATAATGCATATTTCTGATAAAGGTTACATCGAAAATACAAACACTCAATTTGATGGTAAATTCTATATGGATGCTAATAAAGATATATCAATCTTTTTAGGAGATGATGTAGTACATTTCCAATGAGTTAAACACTCATATCCACATGACTGAAGAACGCATCAACCAATTATTTTTCGTGGTACACCTCAATGATTTGTTTCTATTGATAAAATCAGACAACAAATTTTAGATCAAATAGATTCTGCTGTTAATACATACCCAGAATGAGCTAAAAACCGTCTTTTCCAAATGATTGAAAATAGACATGATTGAACTATTTCGCGTCAAAGAACTTGAGGATTACCTTTAATAATTTTCTATGATCAAGATGGAGAAGCTATTATAGATCAAGAACAATTTGATCACATAATTAATTTAGTAAGACAACATGGCAGCGATATTTGATGAGAATGAGATACAGAACAATTATTATTACCTAAATATCAAAATAAAAACTTTACTAGAGAAATGGATATTATGGATGTTTGATTTGACTCGGGAGTTTCATCAATAGCTGTTGATATTGATGGTAATGTTCAATCACCATATGACTTATATTTAGAAGGTATTGACCAATATAGAGGATGATTTAATTCTTCTATTATTACTTCAGTAGCTTATAAAGGCATTTCTCCTTACAAAAACTTAATTTCACATGGTTTTGCTCTTGATGGAAAAGGCGAAAAAATGTCAAAATCAAAAGGAAATGTAATTGCTCCAATTGATGTTATAACTAAACGTGGTGCAGATATTCTTCGTCTTTGAGTAGCTAATAGTGAATATACTAATGATGTTTCTATTTCAAACGAAATATTAGATCAAAATACCGAAATTTATCGTAAGATAAGAAATACCATTAAATTTATTTTAGGTAATTTAGATCAATATAATTATGATGCTAACACTACAAGAACGGGTATTCACTTATTTATTAAAGAACAATTAAATTACATTAAATCAGAAGTATTTAAAGCTTATGATGAATATAAATTTATCAATGTAATCAAATTAATTAACAACTATTTAGTTGAACTTTCCTCTTTTTACCTTTCTGTAACAAAAGATATCTTATACATTAGAGAAAGAAATGATGCAGAAAGATTAATGGTTCTAGCTAACTTATATGAAATCTTAGATTTCTTATTACTTGCTTTAGCTCCGATTTTACCTACAACAATTGAAGAAGCATATTCACACTTTAATAAAATTAATAAGTATGATTCAATAATGTTTGAATCGTACAACAAGAATGATACATACTCACAAGCTGTATTAGAACAATTCAAAGAGTTCTTTGATTTAAGAGATAAAGTTAATGTTTTAATTGATGAAGCAACCAAAAACGGCATTATTAAACGTTCTAATGAAGTTCAATTAATTTTACCTAAACAAAGTGATTTCATTAACTGCCTTGATTTAAAAACATTATTAATGGTAGGTAACATTGTCCAAGGTGATGAAATAAAAGTTGAAAAATTTAAATCTGTTAAATGTAATAGATGTTGAAATCACTTCGAAGAAAACGTGATGCAAGGTGATTTATGTCCTTTATGTTTTAGTATAATTTCTAAAATGGAATAA
- the rpmB gene encoding 50S ribosomal protein L28, translating to MSRRDVLTGKGPQSGNKRSHALNATKRKFNPNLQTVRVTIDGQKMKLKVSAKTLKTLKTKGMI from the coding sequence ATGTCAAGAAGAGATGTTCTTACAGGTAAAGGGCCTCAATCAGGAAACAAACGTTCTCATGCTTTAAATGCTACAAAGAGAAAATTTAATCCTAACTTACAAACAGTAAGAGTGACAATTGATGGTCAAAAAATGAAACTTAAAGTAAGTGCAAAGACACTAAAAACTTTAAAAACAAAAGGAATGATATAA
- the parE gene encoding DNA topoisomerase IV subunit B: MSKTNEYNASSIQQLKGLEAVRKRPGMYIGGTDVHGLHHLVWEIVDNAIDEALAGYATNIDVILHDDDSVEVIDNGRGIPVDKMKGQSRTAVELIFTELHAGGKFDSGAYKTSGGLHGVGSSVVNALSTKLIATVSRDKKIYETVFQQDTILVHTHEIGTSKSNWTSIRFWPDYAFFKRAKLSFDKISERLKESSFLISNLKITLTDEKNNKKEVYEYSKGLESFLNFINDSKISITPPVSFQDSKKEIEVDFAFQWTDSYNEIILSFVNNVKTRDGGTHEIGLKSAFTKTMNEFALREGIVKNGKLFDGDDIREGLSCILSLKIPENLLEFVGQTKDKLGTPEAKNVVEEIVSKYLEIWINENKSLAKDVLDKVKKAYDLRLEERKLREESRKSKKIASEKLILSDKLTPATSKDASEKELFLVEGDSAGGSAKSGRDRKFQAILPLRGKVINSEKKKISEVLKNIEISTIINTIGAGFGKDFDVTKSQYNKIIIMTDADTDGAHIQVLLLTFFYRFMKQLIEKGMVYIALPPLYKVSGKNSKKITYAWDEEQLKDILEETKEPYELQRYKGLGEMNADQLWETTMDPKTRTLIQTTIEDASLAERRVSVLMGENAEFRKDWIDNNVDFSSEDDFMELIQ, from the coding sequence ATGAGTAAAACAAATGAATATAATGCAAGTAGTATACAGCAGCTTAAAGGTTTAGAAGCTGTCAGAAAAAGACCGGGGATGTACATCGGAGGAACTGATGTACATGGTTTACATCACCTTGTTTGAGAAATTGTTGACAATGCAATTGATGAGGCTTTAGCAGGATATGCAACAAATATTGATGTTATATTACATGATGATGATTCAGTTGAAGTTATTGATAACGGACGTGGAATTCCTGTTGATAAAATGAAAGGACAAAGCAGAACAGCGGTTGAATTAATTTTTACTGAGTTACATGCTGGTGGAAAGTTTGATTCAGGAGCTTATAAAACATCTGGTGGATTACACGGGGTTGGGTCGTCTGTTGTTAATGCTTTATCTACAAAATTAATTGCAACAGTTTCGAGAGATAAAAAAATATATGAAACAGTATTCCAACAAGATACCATTTTAGTACATACACATGAAATCGGAACAAGTAAAAGTAATTGAACATCAATTCGCTTTTGACCTGATTATGCATTTTTCAAGAGAGCTAAATTAAGTTTTGACAAAATTTCTGAACGTTTAAAAGAAAGTTCGTTTTTAATTTCAAACTTAAAGATTACCTTAACTGATGAAAAGAATAATAAAAAAGAAGTTTATGAATATTCAAAAGGGCTTGAATCATTTTTAAACTTTATAAATGATTCTAAAATAAGCATTACTCCGCCAGTTTCATTTCAAGATAGTAAAAAAGAAATTGAAGTTGATTTTGCTTTCCAATGAACAGATTCTTATAATGAAATAATATTAAGTTTCGTTAATAATGTTAAAACTCGTGATGGTGGAACACATGAAATTGGTTTAAAATCAGCTTTTACTAAAACAATGAATGAATTTGCATTACGTGAAGGAATTGTAAAAAATGGTAAATTGTTTGATGGAGATGATATTCGTGAAGGACTTTCTTGTATCTTATCATTAAAAATACCAGAAAACTTATTAGAATTTGTTGGTCAAACAAAAGATAAATTAGGAACTCCTGAAGCTAAAAATGTTGTTGAAGAAATTGTTTCAAAATATTTAGAAATCTGAATCAACGAAAATAAATCATTAGCTAAAGATGTTTTGGACAAAGTCAAGAAAGCATATGATTTAAGACTAGAAGAAAGAAAACTTCGTGAAGAAAGTAGAAAATCTAAAAAAATAGCATCAGAAAAACTCATATTAAGCGATAAATTAACACCTGCTACATCAAAAGATGCAAGTGAAAAAGAATTATTTCTTGTCGAAGGAGATTCTGCCGGAGGAAGTGCTAAAAGCGGACGTGATAGAAAATTCCAAGCTATATTGCCACTTAGAGGAAAAGTTATTAACTCTGAAAAGAAAAAAATCAGCGAAGTATTAAAGAACATTGAAATCAGTACAATTATTAATACTATAGGAGCTGGTTTTGGTAAAGATTTTGATGTTACTAAGTCTCAATATAATAAAATAATCATAATGACAGATGCTGATACTGATGGAGCCCATATTCAAGTTTTACTATTAACATTCTTTTATAGATTTATGAAACAATTAATTGAAAAAGGTATGGTTTATATCGCTCTTCCACCTTTATATAAGGTTAGTGGTAAGAATTCTAAAAAAATTACATATGCTTGAGACGAAGAACAATTAAAAGATATTCTTGAAGAAACTAAAGAACCATATGAATTACAAAGATATAAAGGTCTAGGTGAAATGAATGCTGACCAATTATGAGAAACTACAATGGATCCCAAAACTAGAACATTAATACAAACAACTATTGAAGATGCTTCGTTAGCAGAACGTAGAGTTAGTGTATTAATGGGAGAAAATGCAGAATTTAGAAAAGATTGAATTGATAATAATGTCGATTTCTCATCTGAAGATGATTTCATGGAATTAATTCAATAA
- the fusA gene encoding elongation factor G has translation MAREYELKDYRNIGIMAHIDAGKTTTTERILFHTGKIHKIGETHDGASQMDWMAQEQERGITITSAATTAFWKGKRINIIDTPGHVDFTVEVERSLRVLDGAVAVLDAQSGVEPQTETVWRQATNYKVPRIVYVNKMDKAGADFAASVASVKQRLGGNAVAIQWPIGAESDFEGLIDLVTLEAIKYNGEAQEEEFPTEIPAHLQDIVAEKRQELLEAVANFDEDLMMAVLEGGDVTVEEFKKGIRKATLTSEFFPVVCGTSFKNKGVKRMIDAVVDYLPSPLDVPPILAYDGEKEVKVEATDEGNFAALAFKVMTDPYVGSLTFFRVYRGVLEKGSYVYNSTKEQKERIGRILQMHANNRVEIDECRAGDIAAAVGLKYTTTGDTLIDEKSPKIVLEKMVFPEPVISQALEPESKAATEKLSLGLQKLAAEDPTFRTYTDEETGQTIIAGMGELHLDIIVDRLKREFGVKAKVGAPQVSYRETITIPAEVEGKHIKQSGGKGQYGHVWIKFEPNPDGGFEFVDKIVGGKIPKEYIKSIQKGLEEKMAAGILAGYPMIDIKATLFDGSYHDVDSSEMAYKIAASKALTKAKDKIGTVLLEPIMDVAVVVPSDHMGDVIGDLSRRRGLVNDQEQRNDGAVIVKAMVPLSEMFGYSTELRSMTSGRGTYQMQFDHYEKCPKSIADEIIKRRNIQDKDED, from the coding sequence ATGGCTAGAGAATATGAATTAAAAGATTACCGTAATATCGGTATTATGGCCCACATTGATGCAGGTAAAACAACAACTACCGAAAGAATCTTATTCCACACAGGAAAAATTCACAAAATAGGTGAAACACACGATGGTGCTTCGCAAATGGATTGAATGGCTCAAGAACAAGAACGTGGAATTACAATTACTTCAGCTGCTACTACAGCTTTCTGAAAAGGTAAAAGAATCAATATCATCGACACACCAGGTCACGTTGACTTCACAGTTGAAGTTGAACGTTCACTTCGTGTATTAGATGGTGCTGTTGCGGTTCTTGATGCTCAATCAGGAGTTGAACCACAAACAGAAACAGTTTGAAGACAAGCTACAAACTACAAAGTTCCTCGTATCGTTTATGTTAACAAAATGGATAAAGCTGGAGCAGATTTTGCGGCTTCAGTTGCATCAGTTAAACAACGTTTAGGAGGGAATGCAGTTGCTATCCAATGACCTATTGGAGCAGAATCTGATTTTGAAGGTTTAATTGACCTTGTTACATTAGAAGCTATTAAATACAATGGAGAAGCTCAAGAAGAAGAATTCCCAACAGAAATTCCAGCTCACTTACAAGATATTGTTGCAGAAAAACGTCAAGAATTATTAGAAGCTGTTGCTAACTTCGATGAAGATTTAATGATGGCTGTACTTGAAGGCGGAGATGTAACAGTTGAAGAATTCAAAAAAGGAATTAGAAAAGCTACATTAACATCAGAATTCTTCCCTGTTGTTTGTGGAACATCATTCAAAAACAAAGGTGTAAAAAGAATGATTGATGCAGTAGTTGACTATTTACCATCACCATTAGATGTACCACCAATTTTAGCTTACGATGGAGAAAAAGAAGTTAAAGTTGAAGCTACAGATGAAGGAAACTTTGCTGCATTAGCATTCAAAGTTATGACTGACCCATATGTAGGATCATTAACATTCTTCAGAGTTTACCGTGGAGTATTAGAAAAAGGTAGCTACGTATACAACTCAACTAAAGAACAAAAAGAACGTATTGGACGTATCTTACAAATGCACGCAAATAACCGTGTTGAAATCGATGAATGTCGTGCAGGTGATATTGCCGCTGCTGTTGGACTTAAATATACAACAACAGGTGATACATTAATTGATGAAAAATCACCAAAAATCGTTCTTGAAAAAATGGTATTCCCAGAACCAGTTATTTCACAAGCTCTTGAACCAGAATCAAAAGCAGCTACTGAAAAACTTTCATTAGGATTACAAAAATTAGCAGCAGAAGACCCAACATTTAGAACTTACACAGATGAAGAAACAGGACAAACAATTATCGCAGGTATGGGTGAATTACACCTTGATATCATTGTTGACCGTCTAAAACGTGAATTCGGTGTTAAAGCTAAAGTTGGAGCTCCTCAAGTTTCATACCGTGAAACAATTACAATTCCAGCAGAAGTTGAAGGAAAACACATCAAACAATCTGGTGGTAAAGGACAATATGGACACGTATGAATTAAATTTGAACCAAACCCAGATGGTGGATTTGAATTCGTTGATAAAATCGTTGGTGGTAAAATTCCTAAAGAATACATTAAATCAATCCAAAAAGGACTTGAAGAAAAAATGGCAGCTGGTATTTTAGCTGGTTACCCAATGATTGATATTAAAGCTACATTATTTGATGGATCATACCACGATGTCGATTCATCTGAAATGGCTTACAAAATCGCTGCTTCTAAGGCTCTTACAAAAGCTAAAGATAAAATTGGAACAGTATTACTTGAACCAATCATGGATGTTGCAGTAGTTGTGCCATCAGATCACATGGGAGATGTAATCGGTGACTTATCACGTCGTAGAGGACTTGTAAACGACCAAGAACAAAGAAATGATGGAGCTGTTATCGTTAAAGCTATGGTTCCACTTTCAGAAATGTTCGGGTACTCAACAGAACTTAGATCTATGACAAGTGGTCGTGGAACATACCAAATGCAATTTGATCACTACGAAAAATGTCCTAAATCAATCGCTGATGAAATCATTAAACGTAGAAACATTCAAGATAAAGATGAAGATTAA
- the rpsG gene encoding 30S ribosomal protein S7, giving the protein MSRKKSAPIREVLADPVFNSVIVTKLINQIMLDGKKSIAQDILYSAFNIIKEKTNREPMEVFLEAVENITPQLEIRTRRIGGTNYQVPTEVSPRRKQTLALRWLVQYSRLRNEKTMDVRLANEIIDASNKTGGAIKKREDTHKMAEANRAFAHFRW; this is encoded by the coding sequence ATGTCAAGAAAGAAAAGTGCACCAATCCGTGAAGTACTTGCAGATCCAGTTTTTAATTCTGTAATCGTTACAAAATTAATTAACCAAATTATGCTTGACGGAAAAAAATCAATTGCTCAAGATATTTTATATTCAGCATTTAACATTATTAAAGAAAAAACTAATAGAGAACCAATGGAAGTTTTCTTAGAAGCTGTAGAAAACATAACACCTCAATTAGAAATTAGAACAAGAAGAATAGGTGGAACAAACTACCAAGTTCCTACAGAAGTTTCTCCACGTAGAAAACAAACATTAGCATTAAGATGACTTGTTCAATATTCTAGATTAAGAAACGAAAAAACAATGGATGTTAGATTAGCTAACGAAATCATTGATGCATCAAACAAAACAGGTGGAGCTATCAAAAAACGTGAAGACACACATAAAATGGCAGAAGCTAACCGTGCTTTCGCTCACTTCAGATGATAG
- the rpsL gene encoding 30S ribosomal protein S12: MPTTNQLVTNGRSSKTRKQNAPALSLSYNSLIKKAKKMASPFKRGVCTRVATMTPKKPNSALRKYARVKLSNGMEVTAYIPGEGHNLQEHSVVLIRGGRVKDLPGVRYHIVRGTQDAAGVAKRNQGRSLYGAKKAK; this comes from the coding sequence ATGCCAACAACTAATCAATTAGTTACAAATGGTCGTAGTTCAAAAACAAGAAAGCAAAATGCACCTGCATTAAGCTTAAGCTACAACTCATTAATTAAAAAAGCAAAAAAAATGGCATCACCATTTAAACGTGGTGTATGTACTCGTGTTGCTACAATGACACCTAAAAAACCTAACTCAGCATTACGTAAATATGCTCGTGTTAAGTTATCAAATGGAATGGAAGTTACAGCTTACATCCCTGGTGAAGGACACAACTTACAAGAACACTCTGTTGTATTAATCCGTGGTGGACGTGTTAAAGACTTACCTGGGGTTAGATACCACATCGTTCGTGGAACACAAGATGCAGCTGGTGTTGCAAAACGTAACCAAGGACGTAGTTTATACGGAGCTAAAAAAGCTAAATAA